DNA sequence from the Streptomyces sp. HUAS 15-9 genome:
GCGGGCCAAGGCCCTCGTCGACCGGTACCCGGGCGCCGACGGGGCGCGGGAGATCGCGGCCTGTGCCACGCTCGACGACGCCCTGCGGTGCTTGGCGGCGACCCCGTATTCCAGATATGTGCGGACGGCGGGCGGTCTGCCCGAGGCCCAGCGGGCGGTGACCGCCGCCCTGCTGTGGCATCTGCGGGTGCTGGCGGGCTGGCTGCCCCGGGGCGGTGCTCGCTTCCTTGTTCCGCTCGCCGCGGGGTTCGAGATCGCCAACGTGGTCTCCCGGCTGCTCGCCCAGGACGGTCGCCGTACGGAGGCTGCGGAGCCGTACCGGCTCGGGGCGCTCGAGACGGCCTGGCGGAGTCTGGAGCACGCCGGGACACCCGCGGAGCTGCGAACGATGCTCGCCGCCTCGCCGTGGGGCGATCCGGGCGGCGACACGCCCTGGGCGCTGGTCACCGGCATGCGGGTGGCCGCCGCTCGGCGCACCGCCGTCGTCGTCCCGCACGCGCGCCCGTGGGCCGAGGGACGCGCCGCCCTGCTGATCGCCCGCGAGCTGTTCGTCTACCAGCGCTCGCTGTCGACGCCCGTGCGGCGTGACGCGGCGCGGCTGCTCGGGGCACGGGCGCCGTCCGCCGCGACGTACGAGGAGTTCCGCGAGGGCCTGCCCGCGACGAGCCGCTGGGTCGTGGCGGACGTGGCGGAGCCGGGCGGGCTGTGGCGGGCCGAGGCAGGCTGGTGGCGGAGAGTGCACAGCGACGGCGCGGTGTTGCTGCGCGAGGCCCGGCATGGGCCGGGCGTGGTCGTGGGCGCGGTCGCGGTGCTGTCCGTGGATGCGTGGCGGGTGCGGGCGGCGCTGGAATCGGCGGCGCGTGGCGGACGGCCCGGGGAGGTGTTCGATGCTCTGGCCTGACGCGCTGACGCCGGTCCGGATGCGCCGTGTGGCGGTGATCGTGCCGCAGGTGGCCCTGCGGGACGCGCTGGTGCGGATCGCCGAGGCCGGATGCGTCGAACTGGACCGCGCCGAGGAAGCGCCTCCGGGAGCGGCGGCGGCGCGGCTTCAGCGGCTCGGGGGGCGTGCCACGACGACGGGGCCCGAGGGAACCGTCTCGGCCGTACTGGCCGCCGACATGCCCGACCTCGACCTCCTCGAAGCGCGGCGCAGCGTTGAACTGCTGGCCGGCGAGGCCCAGTTGGAGGAGCGTGCTGAAGGCGCGGTACGACGCGGGGAGGTGGCCGCGCTGGCCGGATGGTGCCCGGCCGCCGAGGTGCCCCGGGTAGCGGGCCGACTGGCTGCCGCGGGTGGCGCGCTGGTACCGCTGCCGTCCCCTCGCGGCACCGATCCGCCGACGCTGCTTCGACCGGGCAGGCCCGTGTCGTTCACGCCGCTGGTGACGACGTACGGGACACCGGCCTACGCGGATCTCGATCCCTCGTGGCCGGCGGGCCTGGCCTATGTCGCGATGTTCGGGATCATGTTCGGTGACGTGGGGCATGGAGCGCTGCTGCTGTTCGGCGCGCTCGCGCTGCGCCTCGGGCGGCCCCGTCGGCTCGCCCGGCTGAGCCGACTTTGGCCGTTCCTCGCGGGTGCCGGAGTCGCCGCCATGCTCGCGGGCGCCGCTTATGGAGAGTTCTTCGGTCCGACCGGGTTGCTGCCGGTGCTGTGGCTGAGCCCGTTGGACAGTCCTGCCCGCTTGCTGGCGGCCGCTGTGGTCTTCGGGGCGGGACTGCTTGCCGTCGCACACGCCGCCGGTGCGGTCAACCGCGTGCGCGAGAGCGGCTGGGGTATGGCGTTGTACGCGACGTCAGGCTGCGCCGGCCTGCTGTTCTACCTGGGGCTGGCGCTCGCCGCGGCAGGTCTGCTTCTGCACCGGCCGACGGTGGCCGTCACCGGGGCCACGCTCGCTGTCATCGGGCTGGCACTGGTGGCCTTCGGCCTGTTCCGGGCCACAGCGGGCGGCGGCGCCGGATGCGCCGAAACGGCTGTACGGCTCTTCGACGTTGTCGTGCGTACGGGCACCAACACCCTGTCTTTCGCCCGTCTCGCGGCCTTCGGCCTCACGCACGCCGCGCTCGCCGACCTGGTGTGGCGCGGCACCACGGGCCTGGCCGGGCGCGGTGCGGCCGGAGTCGCGGGGGCGGCGCTGCTGTTCGCCGCGGGCACGGCCCTCACGTTCGGTCTGGAGGCGCTGGTGGCCGGTGTGCAGGCCCTGCGGCTGGAGTTCTACGAACTCTTCTCCCGGCTCTTCGAGGCGGAGGGCCGCCCGTTCCGTCCGTGGCATGTTCCCCCGGCGGAACCTGCCGACAGCACTACGAAGGTGATCCCATGCTCACCTGGCTGATCGTCCTGCCGGTCCTGGCCGCGGTGTTCGGCGTCGTAGGGCTGCTGCGGCGGCGCCGGGCCAGACACGCCTTCCGCTGGCTGCTGGCCACGAATCTCGCCCTGTTGGGCGGCGCCTGCGTCGTACTGGCCACCGCGCTCGTGAACCCCGCGCAGGCGTCGGCCCAGGCCGCGGACTCCGGCGGAGTCAACGGGACGGCGCTGATCGCCGCGGCCATCGCGGTGGCCGGGGCGTCGATCGGGGCCGCGATCGCGGTCGCCTACACAGGAGCGGCGGCTCTGGCCGCGCTGAGCGAGCGGCCCGAGATCTTCGGCCGGGCGATGGTGATCGTCGGTCTGGCGGAGGGCATCGCCGTCTACGGACTGGTGGTCGCGATCCTGCTGATCGGAAAGGCATGACGATGACCGGAAAGGCATGACGATGGGCACCGTGGCCGCCATCGGCGCACGGACCAGCGTGTGCGGTCTGGCCCTGGCCGGAGTGGACGTGCTGGTCGCGGAAGATCCGGACGCCGTGCGCCGCACCTGGCAGACGCTCCCGAGCACAGTCGGCTTGGTGATCCTCACGTCCGAGGCCGCCGAAGCGCTGGGGGCCGAGGCGATGGCGCCCGCGCCCTCCCGGCCGCTGACCGTGGTGATGCCCCGATGACGGCGTCCGTCGACGCGCTGGATCCTGTGCGCGCCGAGTTGCTGCGGGCGGCACGGGCCTCGGCCGACGCCGTCCGACAGCGAGCGCGGGCCGACGCGGAGGAAGTCCTGCGCGCGGCACGCGACACCGCCGGCGAGGTGCTCGCGCGGGCCCGGGAGCTCGGCGAGGCCGACGGCGCCGCCGGGGCCGCCCGGGAACGTGTGCGAGCGGTGCAGGAGGCCTGGGCGAAGGAACTCGCGGCTCGTTCCGAGGTCTACGGCGAGCTCAGGGCCGCGATCCGTGCGGGCGTGCGCCGAGCGCTGGCGGAGGGTGCCGTACCGCAGACTCGACTCGCCGACGCGGCGCGGGCGCTGCTGGGATCGCAGGCGCGGGTCACCCCTGCCGCAGGCGGTGGAGTGACGGGCGAGGCGGTGGGCCGGCGGGTCGATCTGTCGGCGGACGCTCTCGCCGACCGTGCCCTGGAACGGCTTGGTGCGCGGGCCGAGTTGCTGTGGAGGCCGCCGTGACCCCGCCCGGCCACCCGGAGGAAGGGTCGCGGGCCACCCCCGCCGGTCCGGCACCGCTCCGCGGGAACGACACCTCCCGCCCGCGGATCCTCCGGGTCGCCGGCCCCTTGGTGGAGATCGTCTGCCCCGCTTCGGTCGCCATGCACGACCTGGTCGTGCTCGGCAGCGCCCGGCTGCCGGGCGAGGTGGTCGCCATCCACGGCGAGACGGCCACTGTCCAGGCGTACGAGTACACGGGTGGACTGGCCCCCGGGCATGCCGCGGAGCCCCGGGGCCACCCGCTGTCGGTGCGCCTGGCCCCCGACCTGCTCGGCGGCGTGTACGACGGCCTCTTGCGCCCCCTGGTAGGCGCCGGTGACCTTCTCACGGCAAGCGAGCCGAGCGCAGCACCGGAACCGCGCAACTGGGCGTTCACACCGCAGGTGGCCGATGGAACGCGGGTCACTGCCGGGGACGTCCTCGGGGAGATCGGGGCGAGCGTGCCGCTGCGGCTGCTGGTGCCTTCGGGTCACTCGGGCGAGGTGACCCGGGTCGCGGCGGCGGGCGAGTACTCCGTGGACGCCGTGCTCGCCGTGGTGGGCGGTCACGAGGTGCGGATGGCGCAGTCCTGGCCGGTGCGAAGGGCGCGGCCGGTCGCGGAGCGGTTGCCGGCGGACCTCCCGCTGAACACCGGGCAGCGGGCCGTCGATCTGCTCTTCCCGGTGGCCCGCGGCAGCACGGTCGCGGTGCCGGGCGGCTTCGGCACCGGCAAGACCATGCTGTTGCAGCAGATCGCCAAGTGGTGCGATGCCGACGTGATCGTCTACGTCGGCTGCGGCGAGCGCGGCAACGAGATGGCGGACGTCATCGAAGAGCTGGCCGAGCTGACCGATCCGCGTACC
Encoded proteins:
- a CDS encoding V-type ATPase subunit codes for the protein MSVGWVAGAVRAKALVDRYPGADGAREIAACATLDDALRCLAATPYSRYVRTAGGLPEAQRAVTAALLWHLRVLAGWLPRGGARFLVPLAAGFEIANVVSRLLAQDGRRTEAAEPYRLGALETAWRSLEHAGTPAELRTMLAASPWGDPGGDTPWALVTGMRVAAARRTAVVVPHARPWAEGRAALLIARELFVYQRSLSTPVRRDAARLLGARAPSAATYEEFREGLPATSRWVVADVAEPGGLWRAEAGWWRRVHSDGAVLLREARHGPGVVVGAVAVLSVDAWRVRAALESAARGGRPGEVFDALA
- a CDS encoding V-type ATPase 116kDa subunit family protein, with protein sequence MLWPDALTPVRMRRVAVIVPQVALRDALVRIAEAGCVELDRAEEAPPGAAAARLQRLGGRATTTGPEGTVSAVLAADMPDLDLLEARRSVELLAGEAQLEERAEGAVRRGEVAALAGWCPAAEVPRVAGRLAAAGGALVPLPSPRGTDPPTLLRPGRPVSFTPLVTTYGTPAYADLDPSWPAGLAYVAMFGIMFGDVGHGALLLFGALALRLGRPRRLARLSRLWPFLAGAGVAAMLAGAAYGEFFGPTGLLPVLWLSPLDSPARLLAAAVVFGAGLLAVAHAAGAVNRVRESGWGMALYATSGCAGLLFYLGLALAAAGLLLHRPTVAVTGATLAVIGLALVAFGLFRATAGGGAGCAETAVRLFDVVVRTGTNTLSFARLAAFGLTHAALADLVWRGTTGLAGRGAAGVAGAALLFAAGTALTFGLEALVAGVQALRLEFYELFSRLFEAEGRPFRPWHVPPAEPADSTTKVIPCSPG
- a CDS encoding ATP synthase subunit C, whose amino-acid sequence is MLTWLIVLPVLAAVFGVVGLLRRRRARHAFRWLLATNLALLGGACVVLATALVNPAQASAQAADSGGVNGTALIAAAIAVAGASIGAAIAVAYTGAAALAALSERPEIFGRAMVIVGLAEGIAVYGLVVAILLIGKA
- a CDS encoding V-type ATP synthase subunit F, whose amino-acid sequence is MTMGTVAAIGARTSVCGLALAGVDVLVAEDPDAVRRTWQTLPSTVGLVILTSEAAEALGAEAMAPAPSRPLTVVMPR